A genomic window from Silene latifolia isolate original U9 population chromosome 11, ASM4854445v1, whole genome shotgun sequence includes:
- the LOC141613850 gene encoding uncharacterized protein LOC141613850, with the protein MYFDGAARQDGAGAGVVFVTPQNHLMPYAFTLTQLCTNNMAEYQALILGLQMAIEIGVRDMDIYGDSELVVNQVLGEYEVKKEDLIPYHQRALQLLNQLDDIHVGHVPRSANKLADALANLAATLALGAEESMKVPVCNRWVVSSLEGEENVDTTNMICVYIVDEDDWRQPIIDFLDHQKLSDDPRHKVEIRRRAPKFIHYKGTLYRRSFSGQWLRCLSKDEATEAMHEAHSGICGAHKSGPKLHDRVKRMGYYWPTMVQDCMDSAKKCEPCQFYANFIHQPPEPLHPTVSSWPFEAWGLDVVGPLTPKGSKGHEYILAATDYFSKWAEAITLREVKKENGVIIRKRLRQTNILEAFGPLG; encoded by the exons ATGTACTTTGATGGTGCTGCAAGGCAAGATGGAGCTGGAGCTGGAGTTGTGTttgtaactccacaaaatcatctcATGCCATATGCCTTTACACTTACTCAGTTGTGCACGAACAATATGGCAGAATACCAAGCTCTTATACTCGGCCTTCAAATGGCAATTGAAATAGGCGTCAGGGATATGGACATCTACGGAGACTCAGAGTTAGTGGTCAACCAAGTCCTTGGTGAATATGAAGTGaaaaaggaagacttgattccCTACCATCAACGGGCATTACAACTGCTGAATCAACTTGACGACATCCATGTTGGTCATGTGCcaaggagtgccaataagttggctGACGCGCTTGCTAATCTTGCAGCCACTTTGGCACTGGGGGCAGAAGAGTCTATGAAAGTCCCAGTCTGCAATCGCTGGGTAGTATCATCGCTTGAAGGAGAAGAAAATGTAGACACAACCAACATGATATGCGTCTACATAGTTGATGAAGATGACTGGCGTCAACCTATCATTGATTTTTTGGACCACCAAAAACTATCCGATGATCCCAGACACAAGGTAGAAATACGTCGACGTGCTCCAAAGTTCATTCACTATAAAGGGACACTCTACAGACGTTCTTTCTCAGGCCAATGGTTGAGGTGTCTAAGCAAGGACGAAGCTACTGAAGCAATGCATGAAGCTCATTCTGGCATTTGTGGTGCTCATAAATCTGGGCCTAAACTTCATGATCGTGTAAAGAGAATGGGGTATTACTGGCCAACCATGGTGCAAGATTGTATGGACTCTGCGAAAAAATGTGAACCCTGTCAGTTCTACGCAAACTTCATACACCAACCGCCGGAGCCGTTGCATCCTACTGTTtcttcatggccctttgaagcttggggacttgaTGTTGTGGGACCTCTTACTCCAAAGGGCTCAAAAGGACACGAGTATATCCTTGCTGCCACTGACTATTTCTCAAAATGGGCAGAAGCCATCACACTACGagaagtgaagaaagaaaat GGTGTTATTATTAGAAAAcgattaagacaaacaaacatcTTAGAAGCATTTGGTCCATTAGGCTAA